GCGGCGACCGGTCTTGCGCGATGTTTCGAACCGCCAGCCCCTATTGGAGGGTACGGCAATGCGGTTTGCGGATTATTTTTCGTAATTGGCCACGAGGCCCTTCACGAAATCCAGCATTTCACGGCCGGGACGACCCTTTTCTTCCTGGTCGGCGACCCACTGTTCCCAGATCTTCTCCGAGCCCCTGGCGATTTCCGCCCGGACTTCCGGCTTGATCGTCACGACTTCGAGCCGCTCTTTGAAGATCGGGATCCATTTCTCGTCCGCTTCCGCATAGGCCTTGAGCATTTCCTGCTCGCCGCGTTCCTGCGCTGCCGGCAGGGCATTGCGGACCGCTTCGGGCGCCTTGTTCCAGGCGTCGATGCTGACCCCCTGGAAGCACATAAAACCGCTCATACCCAAGCCTTCGGTCACGTATTTGGAAACTTCATACATCTTGTAGGAACCGAACGCATAGGAATAGGGGAAGCCGAAACTGTCGATCGTCCCGCGATCCAGCGCCGTATAGCCTTCGGGAGCGGTCACCATTGTCGGTACGGCGCCGAACACCTGCAACGCCTGTGCGTTCAGGCCTGAAATACGCATTTTCACGCCCTTCATGTCGGCCGTGGTTTCGATTCGCCTGTTGCCCATGAATTCGTAACCGGGAAGGAATTGAGGTCCGAGATACATGGAGTTCCAGCGGTCCTTCAATTCGGCGACGATCAGCGGATGCGCCATTACCGCCTTCTGAACCTTGGCGCTGGCCTCCGTATCACGCGGCGCGAGGAATGGCAGTTCCATTACTGAAAGTAGCGGATACTTGTTCGGGTAATATCCGACGCAATGTGCGCCTGCTTCGTACGCGCCAATCTTGACGTTTTCGGGAATCTGCTTTTCTGGGCCAAGCGCCGAGGCATAATGGATCTTCATTTCAAACGTGCCGGCGCCGGCCTTGCCGAGGTCTTCCTGGATGACTTCCATGCCCTTGGTCATCGCACGCTTGCCGCCGAAGACGTTGAAGTTCCAGATTGTTTCTGCACCGGCTTCGGTTGCTGCGCCTATCCCTGCCGCAATCACGGCCATGGCGAGAACCGAGCCCAGAGTCATTTTACCGTAAATACGCATATTCATTTTTATCCTTATGTTTGAGAGACCGCCGTTCGGGAAAATTCCCCGCCTGCGACATTTTCGCGCACCGATTCAGTAACATGGCGCTTCTTGTGCCGTCAAAGGAAGCAACCCGCGGTACAGGGGCGCCGACCCGTTGTGATAGCCCTGCAAGGTAAAGTCTGTTTTTTCGCCGGCGATCTCCAGCGCTTTCCCGCCTTCCCCCGCCCCGCTATAGCACCTTCAAATGGTTGTTGCGGATCGCCAAAGGCGATTCCAACCAACCATGATCTGATCTAGTATGCGACGAACGCCGCCGCCTTCCCCCCTGCCCGGCGGCAGCGGAGTTTCCATGTGCGGCATTGCCGGTTTTATCGACCTGAAGGGCCAGACCGGCGGCGGCGTGCTGGACAGCGAGGCGCGCGCCATGGCATCGGCCATGGTGCATCGCGGGCCCGACAGCGACGGCTTGTGGCGCGATGACGAAGCCGGGGTCGCCTTCGCCTTCCGGCGCCTGGCGATCATCGACGTGACCGATACGGGCAGCCAGCCGATGGTCTCCGCCAATGGCCGCTTTGTCATCGTGTATAATGGCGAGGCCTATAATTTCCCGGCCCTGCGGCGCGAACTGGAAGCGACCGGGATAAACTTTCGCGGCGGTTCCGATACGGAGGTGCTGCTGGAAGGCTTCGCGCTGTGGGGCGTCCCGGCAACGGTGAAGCGGGTGGTCGGCATGTTCGCCTTCGCACTGTGGGACCGGGCGGAAAGGCGGATCTGGCTCGGCCGCGACCGGCTGGGCATCAAGCCGCTGTATTACGGGCTGGTCGACGGGCTGTTCCTGTTCGGCTCGGAACTGAAGGCGCTGCGCGCGAAATCCGGCTGGCGACCGGTGCTGGACCGCGATGCGCTGGCATCCTACGCCCGGTTCAACTATGTCCCCGCACCCCGGACCATCTACCGGGGCATCCGCAAGCTGGAAGCGGGCACGCTGCTGTCCTTCCGCGCCGGGGGCGAACCGGAAATCAGCCGCTACTGGGACCTCGCCGGGATCGCCGCCCGGCCGAAGCGGGACATCTCGGACGGCGACGCCATTGCCGAAGCCGAGACGCTGCTGCGCGAGGCGGTGTCGATGCGGATGGTCGCCGATGTGCCGCTGGGCGCGCTGCTGTCGGGCGGGGTCGATTCCGCCAGCGTCGTGGCCCTGATGCAGCAGGCGAGCGACCGGCCGGTAAAGACCTTCACCATCGGCTTCGACGAAGCCGGATTCGATGAATCCGCCCATGCAAGCGCGGTGGCGAAACATCTCGGCACCGACCATACGGAAGTCATGCTGTCGCCGGACCGGGCGCGGGACCTCGTGCCCCGGCTGGCCGACTGGTATGACGAACCCTTCGCGGATTCCTCCGCCCTGCCGACCCGGCTGGTCTCCCAGATCGCGCAGCGGCATGTCACGGTCGCGCTGAGCGGCGATGGCGGCGACGAGGTTTTCCTCGGCTATAACCGCTACCGGACGGCGGCTTCGGCCTGGCGGCGCAGCCGCGCCCTGCCCGGCCCGCTGCGCAAACTGGCCGCCTGCGCCCTGCAATCCGTGCCGACCGGGGCCTGGGACGGCATGGCGAACCTGCTGCCCGCGTCGCGCCGGCCCGGCCTGCCCGGCGACAAGATGCACAAGCTGGCGGGCCTGCTGCGCGCCGGAAATTCCGATGCCGCCTATCGCGGTCTGGTCAGCCACTGGACCGATCCGGACGCGCTGGTGACGGGCGGGCGCGAACAGACATCCGCGGCATGGGAAGCCGCACAAGCGATCCCGGATTTCTCCGAGCGCATGGCCTTCCTCGACAGCATGACCTATCTGCCGGACGACATATTGCACAAGGTCGACCGGGCCAGCATGTCGGTCAGCCTCGAGGCGCGGGTGCCGCTGCTGGACCACCGGCTCGTCGAATTCGCCTGGTCGCTGCCGCGGCACATGCGGCTGCGCGACGGGCAGGGCAAATGGCTGCTGCGTCAGGTGCTGTACCGCCATGTCCCGCGCGAGATCGTCGAGCGGCCCAAGGCCGGATTCGCCGTGCCCGTCGGCGCCTGGCTGCGCGGCCCGCTACGCGACTGGGCGGAGGATCTGCTGGACGAACGCCGGCTGCGTGAGGAAGGCTGGTTCGACGCGAAACTCGTCCGCAACGCCTGGGACGATCACCTGGCCGGACGCGGCAATCACTGGCAGGCGATCTGGGGCGTCTGCATGGCGCAGGACTGGGCCGCGCGCTGGGCCGACGGCATGAGCGCATGAGCGATGCGGATGACACGGCGGACCTGACCGG
This portion of the Alphaproteobacteria bacterium genome encodes:
- the dctP gene encoding TRAP transporter substrate-binding protein DctP, which gives rise to MRIYGKMTLGSVLAMAVIAAGIGAATEAGAETIWNFNVFGGKRAMTKGMEVIQEDLGKAGAGTFEMKIHYASALGPEKQIPENVKIGAYEAGAHCVGYYPNKYPLLSVMELPFLAPRDTEASAKVQKAVMAHPLIVAELKDRWNSMYLGPQFLPGYEFMGNRRIETTADMKGVKMRISGLNAQALQVFGAVPTMVTAPEGYTALDRGTIDSFGFPYSYAFGSYKMYEVSKYVTEGLGMSGFMCFQGVSIDAWNKAPEAVRNALPAAQERGEQEMLKAYAEADEKWIPIFKERLEVVTIKPEVRAEIARGSEKIWEQWVADQEEKGRPGREMLDFVKGLVANYEK
- the asnB gene encoding asparagine synthase (glutamine-hydrolyzing), producing the protein MCGIAGFIDLKGQTGGGVLDSEARAMASAMVHRGPDSDGLWRDDEAGVAFAFRRLAIIDVTDTGSQPMVSANGRFVIVYNGEAYNFPALRRELEATGINFRGGSDTEVLLEGFALWGVPATVKRVVGMFAFALWDRAERRIWLGRDRLGIKPLYYGLVDGLFLFGSELKALRAKSGWRPVLDRDALASYARFNYVPAPRTIYRGIRKLEAGTLLSFRAGGEPEISRYWDLAGIAARPKRDISDGDAIAEAETLLREAVSMRMVADVPLGALLSGGVDSASVVALMQQASDRPVKTFTIGFDEAGFDESAHASAVAKHLGTDHTEVMLSPDRARDLVPRLADWYDEPFADSSALPTRLVSQIAQRHVTVALSGDGGDEVFLGYNRYRTAASAWRRSRALPGPLRKLAACALQSVPTGAWDGMANLLPASRRPGLPGDKMHKLAGLLRAGNSDAAYRGLVSHWTDPDALVTGGREQTSAAWEAAQAIPDFSERMAFLDSMTYLPDDILHKVDRASMSVSLEARVPLLDHRLVEFAWSLPRHMRLRDGQGKWLLRQVLYRHVPREIVERPKAGFAVPVGAWLRGPLRDWAEDLLDERRLREEGWFDAKLVRNAWDDHLAGRGNHWQAIWGVCMAQDWAARWADGMSA